In Methanofollis aquaemaris, the genomic window CGTCCCTTCCGCTGATTTAAGTGTTCCTTCCTCTAACCATAAAGCAGTCCCGTCCCCACGTTTGGCCACTCTCAATATCTCAGTTGGCGTGAGTTTTTTGGTGCCATCATCGACAAGATCGAGCACATCGTCGGCGGTAACACCATCCCGAACCGTCCTTGTCCCGAGGCCAGGGGAACCTCCTGAACCAGCATAGATCTTGTCGAGCGCCGCGATCTTCTCAACCTCAGTCGGACAGTTCTTCCGGACAGCCTCGACAGCAATCTTTCTGTACTCATATTTCAGGACCAATTCCGGGTGATCGACGAACTGCCGGGCAATTTTCCCGATGTACTTCCCGCCATCACCACCGCCGGGGACCAGCCCGACGAGACAGACGGCTGCCATCTGCCTGTCTCCCTGTGAGATGTACACCCCGGCGTCCCGGATATCGCCGATGAAGATAAAACCGCTGAGCGACGAGCCGATCTGGTAGTAGGTGTTATCGTGGTTCTCCTCGTCGTACGCCCCTAGGGTGAACCCAAGGACCAGTTCGGCCGCTGCATGCTGCGGGCTGTACGCGTGGGTGCTGGGATCACGTGGTTCGCCGTCTTTTCCGTCGATCCACCCGTCACCATCGGAATCAGGGTTGGTGGGGTCGGTATCGTTGCGCAATTCATAGGAATCGGTCAGACCGTCGTGATCTGTGTCTCTCTCTAGGGGATTGGTGTAAAATTTCCGCAGTTCATCGATGTCATCAATCCCATCCCCATCCCCGTCGACGCTGTTCGGGTCGCTCACGAGGACAAAGTAGATCTTTCCGTCGACCGTGACCATCCGACCGGCTTCTTCGCTGTCGGTCAGGCCGTCGCCGTCAGAATCGGCACTGTTCGGATCGGTAAAGTGCAGGTTCCCGAAACCGTCGTACCATCCCGCCTTTTCAAGCCAGTCAGGGATACCGTCGCCGTCGGTGTCGATGTCGGACGCGAATTCAAGGGAATAAGTGAGATCACCGTAGTTGTCGCTCAAGATGCCGGAATCGTGATTCCACATCCCGATCTTGCCGCCGGTGTGGGTGATCTGGAGGACATTCGAGGTGACATGCACTTTGCTGACGGTCGTGCTATAGGCTGAACCGCTCTTATTGTACCGGACACTCATGCCCAAGTTGCCATAATCTCCCCATGCAGGTTTAGCCCCGATGTGCCAGTCGATCCATGAAGACAGCACGGCGTTGTTGTAACTGCCCGAGCAGTGGATCCTGTAGACTCCTGGCGGGAATCCCGCCCCTCCGTTGAACCAGTGAGTATTGAGCGTCTGGAGATTGGTGATCCGGATAGTCCAGGGGCCGTCTCCTGAGTCAGCGGCCGCTATCATCGTCATCCTCTGCTTCGTGCGGGGGTCGACGAAGAGACTCTCCCAGAGCGTGGCGTTGAAGACCGCAAGTGTCGAGGGAACGGTTACATTCCCGGTGATCGTCTGTGCGGTGGCATCGACCGTGGAGACGACCGGTTCATAGGTTCCGATGGTGCTGTTGAACTGGAAGAGCGAGAGGTCGGCCGTCGAGTTGACGCAACTGGCATTGAAGGGGAGCGTGACCGTCCCGTTGACGACCGAACCGTTCAGGCTCTGGTCGCTGAAACTGAGGTTCACCACTGGACCGGCCAGCGCCGGGGTGCCCGTGTAAACCGGCGAGGTGACGTTGTAGATGAGCAGTGTCTTTGCCAGGTCGCCTGTCCCGGTGACAGAGACTGTTACACTGAGGTTTTCGTCGATCTTCTGTGTGGTGTAGACTTCGTCCCCGTCAGGTACGCCATTGCCATTTGAATCGGCATCATTGGGGTTGGTCCCGATCCTGAGTTCACTGTCGTCGTCAAGGCCGTCGCCGTCGGAATCGGCAAGCATCGGATTGGTACCAACCTCGATCTCCTCGCTGTCGGTGAGCGAGTCGCCGTCCGAGTCGCTCTGGAGAGGGTCGGTGCCGTGCATCTGCTCTTCAAGATTGGTAAGTCCATCGCCGTCCAGGTCCTCGTCACCGTCGGAGATCCCGTTGCCGTCGGTATCGACCAAGTTCACATCGGTCAAAAGACCCATGCTGAGCAGTTCAAAGGTATCGGTCAGACCGTCGCCGTCGGTGTCCTCGTGGAACGGATCGGCGCCGATCCGATACCTTGCACAGGCAGGCAACTGGCCGCCGAGGAGTTCGTAGCCGTCGATGACACCGTTGCCGGCCT contains:
- a CDS encoding NosD domain-containing protein, which gives rise to MASNVTPEQPTETVGIDNCTIFDEPIENTQTSLQFTPIDGLQTWYVDASGSADFTTIQAAVNAAGVGDTIIVRDGTYTEYVQVNKSVILRTEHGSDSTGVHAVSSDHHVFDVTADGVTISGFGITGATGNMNGHRSSGISLQYANDCNISYNNVSQNDCGISLEINAHHNVLQNNTASSNEYYGIRLNSSSHNILIHNTAASNNNHGIRVRSHSENNTITENTVVSNNYGILLSDSDSNTVTCNTVNANTNGIALRASSSNLIYLNDVTGGSTNGWANDNINTWNSPEEIEYLHNGTYRRICLGNYWEDYSGTDADDDGIGDTPYNLSESQDTDTYPLMHAWSSGQFQKITSPVLTTIRVLPAQRDLSVGESCQFNATAHDHADTVMDGVLFIWTSSNEAVGTIDENGLFSACNPGTTNVSAANGSVSGLAKVVVSAIPEPSVITILKPIEDDVSSGNITVTGNVTDPAITNVTLVHNGVSSLVPVVDGNFSAVMNLTVVNTVTISAEDSGGVLRSATLLLDGDLLPGWYEEKIGFDPLDADSNCNKTDEDEAGNGVIDGYELLGGQLPACARYRIGADPFHEDTDGDGLTDTFELLSMGLLTDVNLVDTDGNGISDGDEDLDGDGLTNLEEQMHGTDPLQSDSDGDSLTDSEEIEVGTNPMLADSDGDGLDDDSELRIGTNPNDADSNGNGVPDGDEVYTTQKIDENLSVTVSVTGTGDLAKTLLIYNVTSPVYTGTPALAGPVVNLSFSDQSLNGSVVNGTVTLPFNASCVNSTADLSLFQFNSTIGTYEPVVSTVDATAQTITGNVTVPSTLAVFNATLWESLFVDPRTKQRMTMIAAADSGDGPWTIRITNLQTLNTHWFNGGAGFPPGVYRIHCSGSYNNAVLSSWIDWHIGAKPAWGDYGNLGMSVRYNKSGSAYSTTVSKVHVTSNVLQITHTGGKIGMWNHDSGILSDNYGDLTYSLEFASDIDTDGDGIPDWLEKAGWYDGFGNLHFTDPNSADSDGDGLTDSEEAGRMVTVDGKIYFVLVSDPNSVDGDGDGIDDIDELRKFYTNPLERDTDHDGLTDSYELRNDTDPTNPDSDGDGWIDGKDGEPRDPSTHAYSPQHAAAELVLGFTLGAYDEENHDNTYYQIGSSLSGFIFIGDIRDAGVYISQGDRQMAAVCLVGLVPGGGDGGKYIGKIARQFVDHPELVLKYEYRKIAVEAVRKNCPTEVEKIAALDKIYAGSGGSPGLGTRTVRDGVTADDVLDLVDDGTKKLTPTEILRVAKRGDGTALWLEEGTLKSAEGTALGTVYDVGGSGWIHIRNNHILYLGKNQFVEAFGSAYEDENRIRDLIMNCARTGLQDPEDSVVYWERIDADHFMKVVLGSNGYLRTAHPVSLGKVPDHVPGMFN